The Eublepharis macularius isolate TG4126 chromosome 8, MPM_Emac_v1.0, whole genome shotgun sequence genome contains a region encoding:
- the ANKRA2 gene encoding ankyrin repeat family A protein 2, with the protein MESSTNLDVGAQLIVEDCASSYSLPHMPDIKVEHHLDSSVEDGPAQNVAMGMKFILPNRFDMNVCSRFVKSLNEEDSKNIQDQVNSDLEVASVLFKAECSIHTSPSPGIQVRHVYTPSTTKHFSPIKQSTTLTNKHRGNEVSTTPLLVNSLSVHQLAAQGEMLYLATRIEQENVINHTDEEGFTPLMWAAAHGQIAVVEFLLQNGADPQILGKGRESALSLACSKGYTDIVKMLLDCGVDVNEYDWNGGTPLLYAVHGNHVKCVKILLEHGADPTIETDSGYNSMDLAVALGHRSVQQVIESHLLMLLQNVKE; encoded by the exons ATGGAATCTTCAACAAATCTAGATGTTGGAGCCCAACTAATTGTGGAAGACTGTGCTAGCAGCTACAGCCTGCCTCACATGCCAGATATTAAAGTGGAGCATCATCTTGACTCCAGTGTTGAGGACGGACCAGCTCAGAATGTTGCTATGGGAATGAAATTCATTTTGCCTAATAGGTTTGACATGAATGTTTGTTCCCGGTTTGTCAAGTCCTTGAATGAAGAAGATAGCAAAAATATTCAAGATCAAGTGAACTCTGACCTTGAAGTGGCATCTGTATTATTTAAAG CTGAATGTAGTATCCATACTTCTCCTTCTCCTGGGATTCAAGTAAGACATGTCTACACCCCGTCTACTACTAAGCATTTTTCACCTATAAAACAGTCCACCACTTTAACTAACAAGCACAGAGGAAATGAAGTCTCTACAACACCTTTGCTTGTAAACT CTCTTTCAGTTCACCAGCTGGCAGCTCAGGGGGAAATGTTGTATCTAGCCACACGCATAGAGCAAG AAAATGTAATCAACCATACCGATGAAGAAGGCTTTACCCCTCTGATGTGGGCTGCAGCTCATGGGCAGATAGCAGTGGTAGAATTTCTCCTTCAAAAC GGTGCAGACCCACAGATTCTGGGGAAAGGGCGAGAAAGTGCTCTGTCATTGGCCTGTAGTAAAGGGTACACAGACATTGTGAAGATGTTGCTTGACTGTGGAGTTGATGTCAATGAGTATGACTGG AATGGTGGCACACCCTTGCTCTATGCTGTGCATGGAAATCATGTGAAATGTGTCAAAATACTCTTAG AGCATGGTGCTGACCCAACTATAGAAACAGACTCTGGCTATAATTCCATGGATTTGGCTGTAGCCCTGGGCCATCGTAGTG